GCGAATCGTAGCCAATAGCGGGGCTATTAGCAAGACCGCGCCCCGAAGGAAGTGTACCCCTCAAGGGGGTATTGAAATGAACCCTTGGGGTACAACGCAGAGCTGCCCTTTATATGACAAGGTTCAGTCGCAAGATCGTGTTCCATGGCACATCAGAGCTTGTCTGGCTTAATTCCATTTAAACAGTCGCCACTGAGCGGTGGCTGGATTGACCGTAGGATCATTATCTTGCAGTTCGAACTGGCCATCGCCATCTTCATCAACAAGAAAATACGCCGGACCAATGACCGGAATAACCTTGACTAGATAGAGCTGACCGTTAACGCGGTACTCCTCGACGCGCTGCTCCTTGTCGTCCTGAACAATCGTGACTTGCGCTTCAGATAAATCAGCATCATCGGCCAGGACAACACCAGATAACATTGCCAACAACGCTATAGCGAGGCCAAACCAGGCTATTTTTCTATGGAGCCTATACATGCTTACAGATCCAACAACGTCGGCTGGCCTTCGACAGAAGGCTCAATACCGCGGTTTTCGTAGTGAGTAAAGATGGCTTCAACCACGTCATCAGGATCATCCAATACCTGCATCAAATCAAGGTCCGCTTCGTTGATTGTACCTTCTCTGACCAAGGTATCTTTGAACCAGTTCAATAATCCGTCCCAAAATGGCGTATGCACTAAAATAATGGGGATCCGGCGAGTCTTGCCTGTTTGCACCAGAGTCAATATTTCGGCTAATTCATCAAGCGTGCCGAAACCACCGGGCAAGACCACATAAGCCGAAGCATATTTTACGAACATGACTTTACGTGAAAAAAAGTGGCGAAAACTTAACGACACATCCTGATATGGATTACCGCTTTGCTCATGGGGCAGTTGAATATTCAAACCAATGCTGGGTGATTTTCCCGCAAAAGCACCTTTATTGGCCGCCTCCATAAGACCAGGGCCGCCTCCACTAACCACGCTAAAACCCGCATCAGACAAGCCACGTGCGATTTTTTCAGTGAGCTCATAATAGGGGTGATCTGTCGCTGTACGCGCCGAACCAAAGATGCTGACAGAGGGCTTGATCAACACCAGGCGTTCAAAGCCTTCGACAAACTCGGCAATGATTTGAAAAATCTTCCAGCTTTCCCGATGTAACATGGCATCGTTAATAGGCTGCATACGAAAATCGGTCGCTCTGGTTTTATCGTCCATCAGTAAACCACCTCAACATATCGACACAAGTTGTTTTATTGTCACGCCATAGTCGCTTGTTAGGGCGATTTTCTACCTTGACAAGCACTCAGGCAACCACTGAAATGCCTGCATTATTCTTGCTTGTCAAAATATACACAGCCATGAAGGTAACCAAGTTATCCAACAAAGGCCAGGTAATTATACTCAAACCTAAAAACCCCTTCGAAGCAA
The Gammaproteobacteria bacterium genome window above contains:
- a CDS encoding DUF2782 domain-containing protein, whose translation is MYRLHRKIAWFGLAIALLAMLSGVVLADDADLSEAQVTIVQDDKEQRVEEYRVNGQLYLVKVIPVIGPAYFLVDEDGDGQFELQDNDPTVNPATAQWRLFKWN
- a CDS encoding TIGR00730 family Rossman fold protein, translated to MDDKTRATDFRMQPINDAMLHRESWKIFQIIAEFVEGFERLVLIKPSVSIFGSARTATDHPYYELTEKIARGLSDAGFSVVSGGGPGLMEAANKGAFAGKSPSIGLNIQLPHEQSGNPYQDVSLSFRHFFSRKVMFVKYASAYVVLPGGFGTLDELAEILTLVQTGKTRRIPIILVHTPFWDGLLNWFKDTLVREGTINEADLDLMQVLDDPDDVVEAIFTHYENRGIEPSVEGQPTLLDL